The DNA region TAGCAACCAAGTCAAATACTTGGCTCGTGACTTGGCAGGAAACCTAAGCAGTGCCGGGAACGCTAGTTTCCATGTGGGCCCACCGGATGCTCCTACTTTTGTGGAAGCACAAGCTGGGGGAACCAGTGCCGTTGTCCAATGGTGGCCTGTGACTGGAGCAACATCGTACACTGTGTACTATAGTACGAGTCCTGGGGTCACAACCGCTTCCGCTAGCTTTGGGCCAGTGAATGATCCTTATGCAACGATCACGGGACTCTCAAGTGGGACTTTGTATTACTTTAGAGTGGTGGCAAGCAGTGCAGGAGGATCTAGTACTGTTTCATTGTTAGAAGCGGGTGCATTGACAACAGCAACTCCACCAGGGACGAGTGCTACAGGAACTCATGTAGATATTTCTGCAGGGCAACCAGTATTTTCAGGCAATTCACCTAGTGCCGTAGTCGACAATGTCGGGCAAAGGCTATTAGTAATTACAAGAAATAGTGCAAACTCGTCGAGGCCAAGTTTATTCCGTTGCAACTTAGATGGATCCAGTTGTACACATACCGATATATCTACAGGGCAAGGGATAACTGGTGCTCCCAATGCCTTGATTGACCCGATTCATGGGAAATTGCTAGTGACAGCAGAAAGTAGTGCCAACACAGGCAAACTAAGTTTGTTTCGCTGTAATTTGGATGGGACAAGTTGTTCTCATACGGATATATCTGCGGGGCAAGGAAATAATTCTGGACTAAGGCCTAATGGAGTTATTGATGTGATCAATAAAAAGCTATTGGTTACAACATGGAATAATACCAACAATGGGAAACTAAGTTTATACCGTTGTAACTTGGATGGTACCGGTTGTTCCCATACTGATATTTCCGCAGGACAAGGGACCGATTCTGGTGCTAGGCCGAGTGCCATCATTGACCCTATCAATGGAAAGTTACTGGTAGCGACATGGAATTTATCTAACACAGGAAAGTTAAGTTTATATCGTTGCAACTTGGATGGAACCACTTGTTCCCATACCGATATCTCTGCAGGACAAGGGACTGATTCTGGAGTATATCCTAATGCTGCCATCGATACAATCAATGGAAAGTTATTAGTAGTGGCTCAGAATGATTCCAACAATTCAAAACCAAGTTTATATAGATGTAGTTTAGATGGAACCGCTTGTTCTCATACGGATATCTCTGCTGGGCAAGGCGCACTTTCTGGAATTACCCTTAAGTCAGTAGTTGATAAGGTGAACGGAAAGATACTAGTAGTGTCCCGAAGTAATTTTAACAACTCTAATGCCAGTTTATTTCGTTGCAACTTAGATGGAACCGCTTGTTCCCATACCGATCTTTCTGCAGGACAAGGTGCACAATCCGGTATGGATCCTAGTATTGTCGTCAACCCATTCAACGGAAAATTACTGGTAGTGACTTACAATATTAATAGCAGTAATTCTAGTCTCTTTATCTGGTAAAACCTACCGGCATAAAGTATCAGAAACAATTATGGTTTCACCTTCCTTTTAACATAGTTGACATTTTCTTCATAATTGAGAGTTTTATCAATTATGAAGAATCTCCGATTTTTATTTTTTTTGTCTAAAAGCCCGAAATTGAATTTTGTGTTATTTCTCCCAAAATATGCACCTAAACTTGTAATCGGATTTCTCTATTTATTTACTAGCTCCTGTTCCTTTCATAATACTTATATCGCAGATCATTTGGTCAAAAAACAAATCATCAAAAATACTGCTGAACACAGCGAAAGAAAATGGCTTTCCGATGGAAAAATCCATCTCATCACAATTGGAACAGGTTCACCCCGAGCTGATGAAAAAAGGATGCAAACTTCAACTGCAATCATAACCGATGGAAATTTTTTGATCTTCGATGCAGGTTCAGGAACCTCCATTGCTGCCGAAAGACAACATCTGCCTATGGATCAGATGAATGCAATTTTCCTTACACATTTTCATTCCGATCATATTGCAGATGTCCCGATGATGGTCAATAGTAGTTGGAGGTTAGGAAGGAAACACAATCTCCCTGTTTTAGGTCCAGAAGGAACGATTAAAGTTGTAGATGGTTTTAATCAATTTATGTCCTTTGATGCATCATATCGCCATAAAAATGGAGATGGAACCTCTTCAATTTCATATGCAAAAGCAATCGGAAAAGAAATACTAACACCTAAAGAAAAAGTAAAGTTACTGTTATTCGAAGGATTGAATGGGTTAAAAGTATATTGTTTTACAGTATCACATTCTCCAGTAGAACCTGCGTTTGGTTATTTGATCCAACACAAAGGGAAATCAATTGTTATCAGTGGTGATACGAGGAAAAGTGAAAATCTTGAACATTTCTCAGAAAATGCCGACATCCTAGTTCACGAGGCTATAAATAAAAAAATTTTAAAAAAATTTCTAGAAGTCACAGATCAATATCCAGATGATACTTCGATGCAAATTGCAGCTACAACGGCAGTCCGTGTTATGGATTATCATTCCTCCCCGTTGGATGCAGCTGAGATAGCTCAGAAAGCAAATGTCAAAACATTAGTTTATACTCATATCACTCCGACGCTCGGACCTTTTCTTCCCAGGAACTTCATTACTGTTCCAATGTTTTTAGAAGGAGTTTCTAACGTTTACAAAGGTGAAGTGATTATAGCGGATGATGGATTCCATTATGAACTGAACACACCGTAATTTAGCAAATGGTATAACAATCGTGAAAAACTTTATTAAACATAAATATAATCGTTTCAGAATTAAAACAATATTACTATTAATTTTGTTTTCTGCTAGTCCTTCAATGCCGGAGGATTTACATATTTTAGAATCCAAATCAAAATTAGAAATTGCATCCAATGTTTCTTCTTTTGCCTATCGAGACTCAGCTCGGTGGGAAGAATTAGAAGACCTTTTCCAAAAAGATGCTAAGATCTCCATCAGTTGGTTTGATGGGACTGCGAAAAGTTTTGTAGAAAAATCTCGCCTAATGGTAGATAGCGGAACACCTCCAACAAAACATTGGATTTCATCTCCAAGGATCACCCTATGTGGAAACCGTGCCTTGAGTGAAGCAGATGTGATGATTATGGTTCGGAGTTACGCGGGGCCAATCGAACTGGATGTAACCTCTTACACTCGATTTTATGACCAATTTGAATTGGATGAAGATGGTCGCTGGCGTATCCACAAAAGAACTGGTATTTATGAAAAGGATCGATTCGATCCTGTAGGCCCGTCTTTTCTATTTTGGGCTGCCTATATATTTATGCCCCTCGGTAAATATCCAAAAGAACTACGCCATCTTGCTTTTGGGTTAGAAAGAAGTGGTCTTTCTCTTGATCCAAATGTAATCACGTCTGGAAGTGCAAACGAAAAAATCTTAAAACAAAAGGCTTGGGAATGGAGTGGATGTGAAAAATTTACAAACGCAAAACAACCATAATGTGAACTGGTTACACAACTTTTGCTTTTGGAATCAACTTGGAAAACAAACCAAGAAAATATTTGTGTAAAAAAATCGCAAATTTTTCTTTAGGGCGAACAATCACAGTTTCGAGTTTTCCCATTTCAATCGCAGAGATTATTTTTTTTGCGCACACCCGAGAATCGATCCCTTCTTCAATTCCAGGATCAACCTTTCCATGTTTGGAACCATCACCAGAATATGCGTTTTCTGATATATTGGTTTTAATGAATCCAGGATACACTAAAGTAATTTTTATGTTATGATTTGTATTTTCTGCGCGAAGGGCTTCATAAAATCCAGTCAAAGCAAACTTAGAAGCTGAATAACCGGTGCGAAAAGGAACTCCAAATTTTCCTGCAATACTGGCTATACTTACAATATGACCCGCATTTTTGTTTTGGAAATATGGCAATAGAGCCAATGAAAGTGAGATATTCCCAAAAAAATTGATATTCATAATTGATTGGTAAGTGGAAAGATTTGTTTCATGTGCTAACGAACGTTGGCTGATACCGCCATTATTGATTAACACATCAACACGTCCAAATTTTCGAATCACAAGTCCAGGAAGTTCGCTGAGTGTAGTAAATTTTTCTAAATCCAAAGGTAAAATTAAACAATCATCATCGGACAAACCGGCTTGGATTCGTACCCTTTCTAATTCCGATTTACGACGGGCAGAAAGAACAAGTTTGACACCTTTGTCTTTTAATTCGTGAACCAATGCCTCTCCGATTCCCGATGAAGCTCCTGTGATCCAAACTACTTTATCCTTCCAAAACTTACTATTATATCCCTTCGTTAACTTCATTTTTCTTGGACAACCTTTAGTTCTTGATCGCCTAAATCGATTCTACGATCCGCAGTTCTTATGGAAGAACGAATGGTATCACCTGGTTGTAAGTATTCGGTTCGTTTCAGTTGGCCTTTTACAAATAAGTCCCATTTCTTTTTTTCAGAAAGTAAGGATGCAATTTTTTGAACCAATTTCCCTGGTGCTCTGAGTGCACATCCAGAAGGAGTTCCTGTTAACAAAACATCGCCTGGGTTAATGTTACAAAATTGAGATAACTCTTGGATGGTTTCTTCCGGTTTGTATACCAAACCAGCGATCGTATCGTGTTGGCGTACTCGATCATTGACAAGTAAGGTAAGTTCTAAATTTTCTAATAAAGAATCATCCCCTTCATCTAACACCGCAAGCACTGGACCTGCAGGCAAAAAACTACGATAAGATTTTCCTTTGTACCACTGCATTTGTGGAAGTTGGATATCTCTGGCCGAAATATCATTGACCATAAACAAAGCAGAAACATATTCGGAAAGTTTGAAGGAATTGATTTCTAAAGGTTTAGTGATTGGTTTTCCGAATACCAAACCAAGTTCAATTTCGTAATCTAGTAACCTAACATGGTTTGGTCGAATCACTTCACCGATGGGAGAAGACAAGGAAGCATCTGATTTTGTGAAAAATAAATTATAATTTTTTTCATCCGGATTTAGTCCAGACTCTATCAAATGTTGTTTGTAGTTTGCCCCTTGGCAAATGATTTGGCAGGGTGCTGTGATTGGAGAAAGTAGAGTGATTTCGTCCACAGAATCAGTGGGAGATTTTGGATTATTAGGTTTTGATTTTACGTATTCCAAAAATTCCCTTGTATTCAAATCACCAACGGAAAGTGGAAAAAATTTCCCATTTTCCGATTTAGCCCAGTCTATCTTTTTATTTTTTTCAAAACGTACATAATTTGTAGCCATATCATTTTCCTTTTTGTTAATACCGAACCCAGTTTCGAGGTGAGATTTTCATTGTTTTTTTAAGAGTGATTAGATTTTCAAGTTTAATATCCCGACCATTAAACATCCCTTTGACGAGAGAAAAAATTTTATCCAAGGTTAATTTTGAATCTAAAAAACTTTCTGGCATATCCTGCCCCCATTGGTATAGGCTTTTACGATTCACAAAATGGTAACCAACGGGAACTGTATGATCAAATTTATCTCCGTCTGCGTAATGTTCAACGAGCATTCCCTTTGGATCCCTATGGTAATCAAAGATCTGGCTACCTAAAAGGTGCCTTCCGATGCCCCAGGCAGGTTTCCAACCATTTTCCTGTAACCACTCTCTTCCTTTGGCCACTTCATCCAAATCTTCCAATTCAAATGCACAATGTTCCAAACGATCATCAGCACCAGTGGCAATCACTATTGTATGATGATCGGTTAACTTATCGCCTAAATCGCAACGTAAAAAAACAATGACTGGTTCTTTGGAATCAGGAAGGATTTGGATGTCTGAAGGAATCATTCCAAAAGTATCACAGTACCACTGTGCATTTTTAAAAAATTCTTGTTTGAGAAAAACTGCGTGGCCCAAACGCATTATCTTTGCTGCACCTTTGTCATAGGGACAGGGTTTATTGATCCTTTTTGTCTGATTTGGTGTATTCCAAGTTCTTTGATTTTTGTTTGTATTAGGTAAGTTTTCTAAGAAATTAGAAACTAATACAGCATCAACGGAAAGTCCAGATGGATCTGTTAAATTGGCAATGGGAAAATTTGATGAATTTCCGAACCTTCCGTTCTGTAAAAACTTCGCCCCTTTCAATTCTTTTAACTTCTCAAATTCTTCAAAAGAAGTAATGTACAAACCAACTCCAAGTAAAACATCCTCGTGGTGTTTTTCTATAGAAAAACAAGGATATGGGGAATTGAATCCATGAAACAAAACTCTATGTTCCGTTTCTTCGAGTAAACTGAGACCAAAATCAAGATAATACTCAGTGGCAATTTTAAGATTTTTTCTTCCGATCCGAAGGTAGGCAATGTCAGCGGCTTTACTCAATGGATTTTTTACACGGACAGGACAAGGTGAAGTGGAAATGAACTGTTTCATACATTTTTCTCTAAATAAATATTATAGAACGCGCGGAGTGTTTGGTTTGCATTTTCTTTGGTAAATACTGCGGCAACAATTCGATCAGGACGTAAAATGAGGAACCTGTCCAATCCACCAAAAACAGATAAAAAAGTAGAAGTCACATCTTCGGCACAAGGTGGCAAAGAATCAGACTTGTAGACTCTTTGTTGGTTAGAGAAAAACAATGTTTTGCCTCCCATCTTTTCCCAAAGAATTTTTGAATCCGCATCCAAAACGGTCAATGGATGTGTTCCATAACCTACTATAGAAAGTGATTGTCCCAAAAGATCATCCGAAAATTTAAAAACTCCATTTGGCAACTTAACAGGCGCTTGTGGAAATATGGTTCCAGGTTTTATACTTGATTTTGTAAGTTGATTATTTTTTAAAAATAAACCTTTTTTGAATGAATTTTCTGGTCGAATTCGCAAATCAAAAAGGAAACGTTTGATTGGCGTATAATATAAAAACTTAAATATAAAATCACGAAAGATTGCTTTTAGTTTACTTCTAGTCATAATGATGGAACCAAGTAACACTGCCAAACGGATTGTTTTCTTTGCATGTGGTCTTCGTTCTGTGTGATAACTAGAAAGAATTTTGGATGTTGCCGTTTGACCTATCACTGCTGCCAACTTCCAAGAAAGATTCATACTATCCCTAATTCCGCTCACAAGCCCTTGGCCAGCAAAGGGAGGAGTGAGATGAGCTGCATCACCTAACAAAAACACTCTTCCTTTTCCCATTTGATCCACTGTTTTTGCTTGGAAACGGTAAACTGCGACTCTTTCCACTTCCATTTGGGAAACATCACCCCAAGGTTTCATTAACTCACGAACCTTGTTTGGTTTTTCCATTTCTTCTTTTGTTTCTCCTTCGTGAAGAAGGAATTCCCATCTTTGAGAACCATTGGGTCCAGGAACATGGGCAACCGGTCGTTTGGGATCACAAATAAATTCCACTTTGTTTAGTAGATCTGGAAGATTGGATACATCCAATATCAGCCAATCTTCTTTGTAGGAAGAACCTAACATTGACCAACCTTGATTTTCTCTAACGGTGCTACGTGCTCCATCACAACCTAACAGAAAACCTGTGGTAATTTTACAAGCACCACCTTGGCATTTCACATTCACTATGATATTGGATTCTGATTCAATATGAGAAATATAAGTACATTCTGACCATAAACGAACATGAGAAAATCTTTTTAAACCATTCCTGAGTATCCTCTCCAATTCAGGTTGGTAAATGGAAACTAAACGTGGATGGCAATCCAGTGAACCTGCAGAATTGACTTTTGCAAAACAACCACCAAAGGGAGAAATCAGTTCTATCCCAGAAATGGCTGGCATAGAGGCCGCAATCTGATCCCCAAATCCCGCTGCCTGCAAAACTCTCAATGCATCTTGGTCCAATGAGATGGCTCTTGGTATTTCTAAGATCCCTGGATTGGCGTCGATCAAAAGTACAGGAATGCCCTGGAGGCCCAAAAGATTGGCTGTGAGAACCCCGACAGGACCTGCACCAACTATGACCACATTGGGAGTATTGAGATTTTTATTTTCTGCCAGATATTCCATAAATCCAGAATTCCCCTTTTTTGAGAGTATTCTCATTTATGAAAATATAGTCAATAACATTAAAATCCACAAACTATTGGGAATACGACAAACTACCGAAAATAAAGGAAAACAGAATAGGAAATCGAGATGAAAAAAAGGTCGGGGGGAGATATGGGGCGACTTAAATGGTAAGAAGAAACTATTTAAGCCGCATTCATTTTGAGGGATTTTTAGAATGAAAGGTTATAGGATTTCCATTATGGATTGGATTTCCAAACTTTATCATAGGCTCGGGTGACAGAGTTTTTTGCATTTGTATGGGAAAGACCGAAAGCTCTCAAAACCAAAACAATCATATCCACATCATGTGTTTTATAATTGGCCCTTCCTTCTAGGATATTTCGGATTCCATAGTGGATGGCTCCAACAAACAAAGCCAAGGCGGACTCTTCTGAATCAATTGTGAATTTTCCAGATGTGACCGCTTTTTTCAAATCTCGAAGGGGATAGGCTCTAAGGATCTCGCTCATTCTAGGGGCCACAGCCGCCACACGAATGAGAGCCCAGGCCCAATCGGAATCTTTTCTTGCTTTTTGTAAAAAATGTACCGCACCAAACGCCAAACGTTCCACTTCGTTTTGAATGTCAGCCATAAGGATGTCTGCTTCTGCAGCAGCCTGCTCTGCTAACATCAAAGCCGATGCATCCAATAACTCTTCTTTAGTTTTAAAATAATTATAAATGGTTCCGTTTGCTACTTCGGCTTCCACTGCTACTTCCGCAATGGATGTTTCTCCGGCATCCTTTACTGCAAATATTCGCAATGCAGCATTCATGATCTGTGCACGAGTTCTTTCTTTTTTAGGGAGCAAAGTTTTTTTGGATTTTCCTAGAGCCACAAACTCTATCAATTTTGAACGTCGTTTGCTTAACAACTACATTTTTGAGAGATATCTCATGTTTTAAGAAATCGATACGGGTAAGCATAGAATCACCGAAGACAAACTTTCTAGTCTTTTAGCAATAGAAGGGAAGATTTGATCTGACAAAACTTTAGTCCCCCGCGTCATGGGATCCGGAGGGCCACGGTCTCACTCAAACATGGGTGAGACGGGAGCGAGAGCGCACCCCGGAGTGAACCCGGTCGGTTTTAGAAATAATCCTTTTCAACTAACCAATTCGAGACGCTAATAGTCTAAAAAAGAAAATTCTCTAAAAAACTCAATGAAACTAAAAACATTAATCAGTATATTCTTAATCTCCACTTCGATTCTTTATGCAGAAGAATCAAAAACAAAACCAGCCGCAACTTTCGAATATGGATTAAAAGCACAAAACTTTACTTATTTTCCTTATGAAACAACAAGGCCTATTGGATACAACCAATCCGATTTGAGAAATAACAAGGATTTGGTTTATTTACCCTTTTTTAAATATAGAAATACCGGAAATAAATTTGGTTTTGATTTTGATATGATGGATGTAAAAATCAACAATCCTTATTACAAAGCTTATTATTTTAGCAATGGTTTTTTTCCTACTACATATGGATTTGGTAATGCGCAAAGACAAGAGTACAGGTTTAATTTTTTCTATTTGCCTATGGAGAATCAAGTTTTCTATTTTGGGCTCGGGATTTTAAAAATCGATCGATTTTATAAAGTTGAAAATTATGAATATGCATCTAACATCTACTCTGACAAAATAAATTCCTATGGAATTTCAGTGCCTGTAAGAAGTAAGATCGAACTCTTAGATGGATTGGAATTGAATCTAGGTTTTGATCCTTATGTGACCTATGGAAGGAGAAATTACACCAACCAAAGAGTTAGTAACGCGATGTATTATGAAAACACAACTGGCCCATACTTTTACCTGACAAAAACAAATCCAAATAACATAACTGAAATTTTAGGATTTCAGGCAGAAATTTCATTATCTTATAAATTCTATGATCATTTAAGATTCTACGTTGGATTCAGCAGAAACCAATCAACAGTTAGGTCTATTAACTTGGATCAAACGAATTATACTTATTATGGCGCAACAAATCAACTTTATGTTTTTGGTGAAAGTAAATATACTCGATTGGTTGATACTCATAATTCCATCTATTTTGGAGTTTCGAATACACATTAACGATATAACCATGGAGTTTCGTCCTTTACAAAGGCAGAAACTATGTTTGATTGGGATCAATTCTCATGATCCCAACTGTCATTGAATACAAACCGCAATCACAGCTCAGCCCTTATATAGAGAATTATCTTTTGATTCAATGTGATGAGGATTTTAGTAAATCTGTCATTCCACACCATTCGTTTGTTTTAACCATCAAACTCAAAGGAAATCATCACTATCGGATCCAATCAGATCTAAAAACTTTACCCTCCATCTCTTTATCGGGACTTAGAAAAACAGTAAAACACAATACACTCTCCAAAGGAACCGAGATCATCATCGTTAAGTTCCAACCATGGGGAGCATTTTCATTTTTCAATATGTCGATGTATCAACTGAATGAGATCGGAATTTCTGGATATGATCTATTGGATAAGACTGATTTAAATGACCTCCACTCAAAACTACAGGAAACAAAGGACAATCTAGCAAAGATTGATCATCTCGAAAATTTTTTATTAAAAACAATCAAAAATAAAACCATTGATCAAAGAATTTTAGAATCGATTTCGCAAATGAGTCATTCGCAAGGTACAATTAAAATCAAAGAGATTGCCTCCGTTGTGAATTTAAGTATCGATACCTTTGAAAAAAAATTTCGAGACGTGATCGGGAACACTCCCAAACAATTTTCATCGATCATCCGAATGAATTCGGCAATTCGAGAAATTCCAAAATATAATTCTTTCACAAGACTTGCTTATGATTTTGGATATTTTGACCAATCACATTTCATAAAAGAATTCAAATCTTTCACAGGCAAAACACCCACAGAATTTTTGACTTAAAAAATTA from Leptospira noumeaensis includes:
- a CDS encoding bifunctional 3-(3-hydroxy-phenyl)propionate/3-hydroxycinnamic acid hydroxylase; translation: MEYLAENKNLNTPNVVIVGAGPVGVLTANLLGLQGIPVLLIDANPGILEIPRAISLDQDALRVLQAAGFGDQIAASMPAISGIELISPFGGCFAKVNSAGSLDCHPRLVSIYQPELERILRNGLKRFSHVRLWSECTYISHIESESNIIVNVKCQGGACKITTGFLLGCDGARSTVRENQGWSMLGSSYKEDWLILDVSNLPDLLNKVEFICDPKRPVAHVPGPNGSQRWEFLLHEGETKEEMEKPNKVRELMKPWGDVSQMEVERVAVYRFQAKTVDQMGKGRVFLLGDAAHLTPPFAGQGLVSGIRDSMNLSWKLAAVIGQTATSKILSSYHTERRPHAKKTIRLAVLLGSIIMTRSKLKAIFRDFIFKFLYYTPIKRFLFDLRIRPENSFKKGLFLKNNQLTKSSIKPGTIFPQAPVKLPNGVFKFSDDLLGQSLSIVGYGTHPLTVLDADSKILWEKMGGKTLFFSNQQRVYKSDSLPPCAEDVTSTFLSVFGGLDRFLILRPDRIVAAVFTKENANQTLRAFYNIYLEKNV
- a CDS encoding MBL fold metallo-hydrolase, whose product is MLFLPKYAPKLVIGFLYLFTSSCSFHNTYIADHLVKKQIIKNTAEHSERKWLSDGKIHLITIGTGSPRADEKRMQTSTAIITDGNFLIFDAGSGTSIAAERQHLPMDQMNAIFLTHFHSDHIADVPMMVNSSWRLGRKHNLPVLGPEGTIKVVDGFNQFMSFDASYRHKNGDGTSSISYAKAIGKEILTPKEKVKLLLFEGLNGLKVYCFTVSHSPVEPAFGYLIQHKGKSIVISGDTRKSENLEHFSENADILVHEAINKKILKKFLEVTDQYPDDTSMQIAATTAVRVMDYHSSPLDAAEIAQKANVKTLVYTHITPTLGPFLPRNFITVPMFLEGVSNVYKGEVIIADDGFHYELNTP
- a CDS encoding SDR family oxidoreductase encodes the protein MKLTKGYNSKFWKDKVVWITGASSGIGEALVHELKDKGVKLVLSARRKSELERVRIQAGLSDDDCLILPLDLEKFTTLSELPGLVIRKFGRVDVLINNGGISQRSLAHETNLSTYQSIMNINFFGNISLSLALLPYFQNKNAGHIVSIASIAGKFGVPFRTGYSASKFALTGFYEALRAENTNHNIKITLVYPGFIKTNISENAYSGDGSKHGKVDPGIEEGIDSRVCAKKIISAIEMGKLETVIVRPKEKFAIFLHKYFLGLFSKLIPKAKVV
- a CDS encoding VOC family protein, coding for MKQFISTSPCPVRVKNPLSKAADIAYLRIGRKNLKIATEYYLDFGLSLLEETEHRVLFHGFNSPYPCFSIEKHHEDVLLGVGLYITSFEEFEKLKELKGAKFLQNGRFGNSSNFPIANLTDPSGLSVDAVLVSNFLENLPNTNKNQRTWNTPNQTKRINKPCPYDKGAAKIMRLGHAVFLKQEFFKNAQWYCDTFGMIPSDIQILPDSKEPVIVFLRCDLGDKLTDHHTIVIATGADDRLEHCAFELEDLDEVAKGREWLQENGWKPAWGIGRHLLGSQIFDYHRDPKGMLVEHYADGDKFDHTVPVGYHFVNRKSLYQWGQDMPESFLDSKLTLDKIFSLVKGMFNGRDIKLENLITLKKTMKISPRNWVRY
- a CDS encoding TetR/AcrR family transcriptional regulator; amino-acid sequence: MLPKKERTRAQIMNAALRIFAVKDAGETSIAEVAVEAEVANGTIYNYFKTKEELLDASALMLAEQAAAEADILMADIQNEVERLAFGAVHFLQKARKDSDWAWALIRVAAVAPRMSEILRAYPLRDLKKAVTSGKFTIDSEESALALFVGAIHYGIRNILEGRANYKTHDVDMIVLVLRAFGLSHTNAKNSVTRAYDKVWKSNP
- a CDS encoding fumarylacetoacetate hydrolase family protein; translation: MATNYVRFEKNKKIDWAKSENGKFFPLSVGDLNTREFLEYVKSKPNNPKSPTDSVDEITLLSPITAPCQIICQGANYKQHLIESGLNPDEKNYNLFFTKSDASLSSPIGEVIRPNHVRLLDYEIELGLVFGKPITKPLEINSFKLSEYVSALFMVNDISARDIQLPQMQWYKGKSYRSFLPAGPVLAVLDEGDDSLLENLELTLLVNDRVRQHDTIAGLVYKPEETIQELSQFCNINPGDVLLTGTPSGCALRAPGKLVQKIASLLSEKKKWDLFVKGQLKRTEYLQPGDTIRSSIRTADRRIDLGDQELKVVQEK
- a CDS encoding helix-turn-helix transcriptional regulator; translation: MIPTVIEYKPQSQLSPYIENYLLIQCDEDFSKSVIPHHSFVLTIKLKGNHHYRIQSDLKTLPSISLSGLRKTVKHNTLSKGTEIIIVKFQPWGAFSFFNMSMYQLNEIGISGYDLLDKTDLNDLHSKLQETKDNLAKIDHLENFLLKTIKNKTIDQRILESISQMSHSQGTIKIKEIASVVNLSIDTFEKKFRDVIGNTPKQFSSIIRMNSAIREIPKYNSFTRLAYDFGYFDQSHFIKEFKSFTGKTPTEFLT
- a CDS encoding nuclear transport factor 2 family protein; amino-acid sequence: MPEDLHILESKSKLEIASNVSSFAYRDSARWEELEDLFQKDAKISISWFDGTAKSFVEKSRLMVDSGTPPTKHWISSPRITLCGNRALSEADVMIMVRSYAGPIELDVTSYTRFYDQFELDEDGRWRIHKRTGIYEKDRFDPVGPSFLFWAAYIFMPLGKYPKELRHLAFGLERSGLSLDPNVITSGSANEKILKQKAWEWSGCEKFTNAKQP